The genomic stretch GTAATTCTGATTTTTTCTCGTTATCCTGTTGTAAAAACTCGTTTCGTTCTTCCAAAGCGGATGTTTTCTCCTGTAATACTTTTACCATTTCGCGAAGCTTTTGTCGTTCGTCGTCTGCTTCTGTATATTGTTTTTTAATAGAACAtaatttcaattcagtttcgCTTAAAGAAGACGAAAGAGCtgtattttttaatttgagaTTCTCATTCTCCAGTACAACTGCACGGTTACTGTCCAATAGCTGTTCATGTTGCTGCCGTAGTTTCCCTAATTCCGTCAAACAATCATCATATTTTTGCGGCAGAGATTCTAGTTCGCTATTCGCCTGTAGTAGTGATTCCAATTTTGCTTTGAGTGCTTGATGCTTTTCTAACAAATCATTGAATCGAGCTTTGTAATCGTACGGTGGAATCCGTTTACTTATGTTCTTTTTTCCAACCCCACCACTGGACGTCGATGAGTTTGATTTTACACTTGACACACTAGAATTTACCGAAGTAGATTTAATTGGACCAACCTTTGGCTTATTCGTCATTGGCGGCTTTCTTGCAACAACGGCTGATGGCTTTGTTCCAAACACCTTTGCAGTTGCGGAGGTAGCACCGGCCGCCTTAACAACTTTTGCAGGAATCGTACTAGCGACAGTCGACAACTGACGCTTAAACTGATTGTATTGTGAGCCGTTGGCGCAGGTGTTAGGATTCGTTTTCGTTGATAAATCGCCTGTTGACAGACTTCTTCTCAAATCGGAAGATTTCTGAACCTGCTTGACCAAGTTTTGTTTTACCATTTGCGACACGGTTGCAGCATTGAAGGTATTTGGTTTCTCCGACAAAATAGTCTCCAAATTAGGTACGAATTTTGGTCTGTGGAAGTTTGGCCTGCTAAGATCGGTTGCTGATCGACTTCGACGCAATTTTGTTCGATTCAGCATAGCAGCATTTACCAGTTCTGGCGAGGCCACCCGTTTGCCGTGAAAGTCCAACTCCATCGGTACATTCAGCATATCTGTTAAAGGTAATCTGGCGTTTCCAGGCAAACTTGCCATTCCAGtaggtttttttaaaaaagacggtttcggtatttttgactCCATGTTTTACTTCTCTGTAAAATATGAATTTCATTCCAATTTTCGAGTACCAATTTAGAATTAATTCACTTACGCTTCAATTAACTACATAAAACAATAATGGATTctaaaaattaaagttttgcTTTCAATTGACAAATGACACTGTATTTTCACTGGTTTTACTCAAGAAATCACTGCCTACGTATGTTTATAATTATTCTCTATGTACGGACAACTTAACCGTTTTTCTGTTGGTTGCGAAAGCGTCGCGGGAGAAATAAAATCAATTCACAGCACCCACAGCACTCAACATAACCGTCATAAACTGACTACAGCGCTACTTCCAACGCGCATCGAAACTAAAAATGTCTGTCatacacagtaaaaaatatctcatacatttttgtttttgcacattctttttttctatccagctttttacgcaccataatggcgggcaATATTATACGTGTCCGTAATATGCGAAcatctctgcttacgtcagttttggaATTTCTGGAGAATGGCAACACAAATGATGCCAgacatatttttcttttgacaaTATACATGAATAAGACACTATTccaactgacgtaagcagagttgtcaaaagggtgggcaATTTATTACGTACTTAGCATTATAGCGTTCGCCATTATGGCGCTTAAAAAGCTGGATAAATATATGTTAAATATAAACAACTGGTTTCATTCAAATTGTTTTGAAGTTCAAAAATTTCGTAACTGTGAAATATTTTATGGCAGTGGTTAGCACGCTTTCCACGCGCCGTAATGGCGGGTGCTATAATGCGTATTCGTAATTTGCGAACTTCTCTGCTTACCtctattttgtaatttttggagATTTGGCAACACTAATGTTGCACAAACACACTGATATTGTCAAGATGATGAAACAAGGTAGGTTACAGTGGGTTGGCCACgtacagagccggatttacgattgggggggcccagtttacagtgggggccccaaaatagaacaaaaccgtttttttatcgtacgagttaaaaacatttatttgttattgaaaagttaccaaaaatttgctagaattttttcttacgagtttttgtttgcagagaacttattgattgaataatcaacattcaactccttcagaatattgtactctcaacttaacaatgctaagtttgacagcctttcattcttcatagtcgtacgcaacctattttcaatcagttctATCTTCGAagaagacctttctccagttgcgttcgagatcattaggctcaaataaatccttgaataaaataatttctgcaggcactaacgagtttttgatttttttttttcatataattttcttttttgagctcCACTTTGATATACGCGGAGTTTTGTGGCGATCGCTCATCTTGaaaaaatgtaataataaattcggtTCTTGCTCACTGTTTACAGCCAGATCTAATTGTCGAATGATTTGgaccagaggtgccagatgttttcgaaagatgtctgcatctgctcgaaatccggaatttttttcttgatatctaaaaaaaacttaccgcaatttgaaaaaacctaaattaatcctccTAGCGGTCAGATTCCGCctctctcattcaaacttatcatttgtaaaaataggttTACATGATTGCTTGAATCCAatgaaggtatattcactctttggttctaaaatattgatgttgtaattgaagtataaaacaggaaatttgacgtaatgttagtgctcaaGACCAGGGctcaaaattttcatttcaatgGGTGTAATTCATCGTGAAAATGAACCACTCAAACGTCACTGTCAATCAAATACGTACAGTTTCAACGTACTACCATACTCTTCACACTTTCGGTTTCGAACGAACATTTCATCAAGCTTCACTCCTTTTTTACTATTACGTTCACGCCTTCTTTGTTAATCATATTGATGCGAGATTGTAAAACGTCATTAGTCCGAATGAAAACGAAAGATTGCTAGTTGGAGCAGTATTTTGTCACACTAAAATCTCATTAAAGCACTCAATGCCAAGTCAATGGAAGGCAATCACCTTTGTCATTCAACAGCAGCAGAAAAGAAATACAATAAGAAGGATAAAAGTTTTTCTCTCATTTCAGTGGCAATCTCTTGCCTCACCAATTCTGCTGCCTTTGCTAGGTAGCACTTCACGGTTCTGGTATCCAAAGTGACCCCCAGGAGCTGCCTTTATCGGATCGAGTAACACATCCATTCCCTCCCATTCGACACACGAAACTGGGAGGTTATGAAGGGCTACGAGCTTCGTTGCTGCTTCGACCAACATTTGTTGATCGATCGGAATAGGTCGCTTTGGGACGACTCTTGGTTTCTTAGCCGAGGGCTCTTGCTCCAACAGCAAACCGAGGGCCTTCGCCCTCTCGGTGTGCAGGAATCGAAAATGCCAAATGAAATTCTGTGGATCCATTTTAGTCCTTTGCATGTTGCATTAGACGTCCGGTTCAATGTTGCAGGACCATCCAACGTCAGTGGTTAGCACGTGTTTTCCTGCAACTTCCGAGAAGCGATATGCTTGTTTGGCGATAGCATTTTTCTTGTACGGGCCGG from Wyeomyia smithii strain HCP4-BCI-WySm-NY-G18 chromosome 3, ASM2978416v1, whole genome shotgun sequence encodes the following:
- the LOC129730852 gene encoding protein claret segregational; amino-acid sequence: MESKIPKPSFLKKPTGMASLPGNARLPLTDMLNVPMELDFHGKRVASPELVNAAMLNRTKLRRSRSATDLSRPNFHRPKFVPNLETILSEKPNTFNAATVSQMVKQNLVKQVQKSSDLRRSLSTGDLSTKTNPNTCANGSQYNQFKRQLSTVASTIPAKVVKAAGATSATAKVFGTKPSAVVARKPPMTNKPKVGPIKSTSVNSSVSSVKSNSSTSSGGVGKKNISKRIPPYDYKARFNDLLEKHQALKAKLESLLQANSELESLPQKYDDCLTELGKLRQQHEQLLDSNRAVVLENENLKLKNTALSSSLSETELKLCSIKKQYTEADDERQKLREMVKVLQEKTSALEERNEFLQQDNEKKSELLFKANIERKDLHNAVMDLRGNIRVFCRVRPPLSSELDRLECTWKYLDEQSLEILTTDGSKRMEFSFDHVFHSKTTQEDIFDNVAPLIQSALDGYNVCIFAYGQTGSGKTYTMDGVSESIGVIPRTVDLIFNSIEDYKRLGWEYEIRVNFLEIYNEILYDLLDSSGTTKDLEIRMANAKNKTEVYVSNVIEETVRTKTQLRQLMAVAKSNRATAATVGNERSSRSHAVTKLQLIGTHNEKSELSMGSINLVDLAGSESPKTSTRMDETKNINRSLSELSNVILALVQKNEHIPYRNSKLTHLLMPSLGGNSKTLMFVNVSPFQDCFSETVKSLRFASQVNACKLQKVRKNKILNNSSIF